Genomic window (Syntrophaceae bacterium):
CCTCACGGATCTGTATCGACGGGGACTCACGGGCGAGGGGCTCGAGATGATCATCACCGACGGGGGCCGGGGCCTGCTGGCCGCCCTGCCCTTTGTCTATCCGCAGGTGCCCCTGCAGCGCTGCTGGGTGCATAAAACCCGCAACGTCCTCAACTACGCCCGCAAGAGCGACCAGGCCGCCATGAAGAAGGACCTGCACGCCATCAGCCATGCCGCCTCTCTGCGCGAGGCCCAAGCCGTCCTGCAGCGCTTCTGCCGCATCTGGCGCCCGCTCTATCCCAAGGCCGTCAAGAGCCTCATGAGCCACGAGGAAGAACTCCTGGCGTTCTTCCGGCTGCCCCATCCCAAGCTCTGGCCCACGATCCGGACCACCAACCTCATCGAACGCAGATTCCGCGAGGTCCGCAGGAGAACCCGCCCCATGGGCGTCTTCTCCGATCGAACCAGCATGGAGAGAATCCTCTATGCCATCTTTACCCATGAGAACCTGAAAGAAAAAACCATGACCCCTTTCCTCGTCATGACACATAACACTTGACGTTACCGATTGCGGAGGCAAGCCGGGCGGGGCGGAAGGCCCCCACAGGCCGCACGAGGCCTGTCTCCAGCGACGCGTGCGCAACCGTTTTCATTGACTTGACGGCCCGTTTCCGCTATGATGCAGCCCATCGTTTTGACTATTTCCCCTTTATATTCAATAATTTCCGCGGTCAACGGGCGACCGGGAGGAGGTGTTTCATGCCGGGTGTGCTGCTGGTCGGAAACGGGGCCCGGGAGCATGCCATCGCCGAGGCGATCATGCGCTCCCGCCATGACCCGAAACTCTTTTCCTACATGAAGACAAACAACCCCGGGATCGCCGCCCTGTCCGCGAAGTTCCTCGTCGGGCCCTACGAGGACCTGCCGGCTCTCATGGCCTTCGCCAAGGCCAACGGCTGCGAGTTCGCCGTCGTCGGGCCCGAAGACCCCCTGAATCTCGGGGCCGTCGACGCGCTCCTCGCCGCCGGGATTCCCGCCGTGGGCCCCAAGAAAGGGCTTTCGCGTCTCGAGACATCGAAGTCCTTCACGCGGGACCTGCTGCGGAAATACGGCATCCCCGGCAACCCCCGCTACGAGACGTTCACGTCCATTGCCGGGATCGAGTCGTTCCTGAAAGACCTCCCGGGCATCGTCGTGAAGCCCGACGGGCTGACCGGCGGCAAGGGCGTGAAGGTCCAGGGCGATCACTTCCAGACGAGGGAAGAGGCCTTCGAGTACTGCAAGGAGGTCCTTCGGGAGCACCCCGCCGTGGTGATCGAGGAAAAGCTCGAGGGCGAGGAGTTCTCCCTGCAGTGCATCACCGACGGGAAGACCGTCGTGGCCACCCCACCCGTGCAGGACCACAAGCGGCGCTTCGTCGGCGACAGGGGCCCCAACACGGGCGGCATGGGCTCCTACTCCGACGCCGACCACAGTCTGCCGTTCATGCGGCCCGAGGACGCGGCAGAGGGGCTTGCCATCACGCAAAGGGTGGCCGAGGCCATCCACAGGGAGACGGGCGACTACTACAAGGGCATCATGTACGGCGGCTTCATGATCACCCGCGACGGCGTGCGGCTCGTGGAATACAATGCCCGATTCGGGGACCCCGAGGCGATGAACATCCTGCCGCTTCTGAAGACCGACTTCGTCGAGATCTGCCGGGCCGTCGTGAGCGGCACGCTCGACCGTCTCGCCGTCGAGTTCGAGAGAAAGGCCACCGTGTGCAAGTACATCGTGCCGAAGGGCTACGGCCTGCCCAAGGACCACCCCGACGCAAAGTCGACGTCGGCGAAGATCGACGTGGGCGACGTGGGCGACGCGAGGCTCTACTACGCATCGGTCGACAAGCGGGTCGACGGGCTCTACATGACCTCCTCGAGGGCCATCGGCGTCGTCGGCATCGCCGAGAGCCTCGACGAGGCCGAAAGGATCGCCGAGAGCGCCATCTCGGCCGTGAAGGGCCCCGTCGATCACCGGCCCGACATCGGCACGAGGGCGCTCATCCAGAGACGCATCGACCACATGAAGAACATACGGGGGTGATTGGAATATTCCTGAATACGGGGCAAAGACATTGTCCGCGCCCCATGATTCCACCATTCCACCACCCCATCATTCCATGATTCAGAAGCAGAGGAGCAGCGAATGGGCAACAAGATCAAGAGGGCGTTGATCAGCGTCACCGACAAGACGGGCATCGTGGAGTTTGCAAAGGGGCTGAAGGCCTTCGGCGTCGAGATCCTCTCGACGGGGGGCACGGCGGCCCAGCTCAAGGCGGCGGGCATCGACGTCACCGACGTCTCGGCGTACACGGGGTTCCCCGAGATGATGGACGGAAGGCTCAAGACCCTGCACCCGAAGGTCCACGGGGGATTGCTGGCCCTTCGCGACCACCGGGAGCACATGCAGTCGGCCAAGGAGCATGGCATCGAGATGATCGACATGGTCGTCGTCAACCTCTACCGCTTCGAGGACACCGTGGCCAAGCCGGGCTGCACGCTCGATGAGGCCATCGAGAACATCGACATCGGCGGCCCGACGATGGTCCGCTCGGCGGCAAAGAACTACCGCTTCGTCAGCATCGTCACGGACCCCGCGGACTACCCGATGATCCTCGACGAGATGAAGCGCACGGGCGGCGAGGTCTCCGAAACGACCAACTTCGCCCTCTCCACCAAGGCCTTCCAGCTCACGGCGCGCTACGACGCCGCCATCTCCAACTGGCTGGGCACCATCGTGCCGGGAGACGGCAGGAAGGACTTCCCCGATGTCTACACGCTGCAGTTCCGGAAGGCGCAGGACCTGCGCTACGGCGAGAACCCCCACCAGAAGGCCGTCTTCTACCGGGAAGAGGCCCCCCTGGCGGCCGGCATCGCCGGCGGCAGGCAGCTGCAGGGCAAGGAGCTCTCGTACAACAACATCATGGACAGCGATGCCGCCTGGCAGATGGCCTGCGACTTCGAGCTGCCGACGGCCGTCATCATGAAGCACGCCAACCCCTGCGGGGCCGCCACGTCCGCGGGCGACATCTGCGAGGCCTACCGGAAGGCCCTCGAGACGGACCCCGTCTCGGCCTTCGGCGGCATCGTGGCCGTCAACCGGCCCGTCGACCGGAAGGCCGCCGAGGAGATCGCCAAGCTCTTCCTCGAGGTCGTGA
Coding sequences:
- the purD gene encoding phosphoribosylamine--glycine ligase, whose amino-acid sequence is MPGVLLVGNGAREHAIAEAIMRSRHDPKLFSYMKTNNPGIAALSAKFLVGPYEDLPALMAFAKANGCEFAVVGPEDPLNLGAVDALLAAGIPAVGPKKGLSRLETSKSFTRDLLRKYGIPGNPRYETFTSIAGIESFLKDLPGIVVKPDGLTGGKGVKVQGDHFQTREEAFEYCKEVLREHPAVVIEEKLEGEEFSLQCITDGKTVVATPPVQDHKRRFVGDRGPNTGGMGSYSDADHSLPFMRPEDAAEGLAITQRVAEAIHRETGDYYKGIMYGGFMITRDGVRLVEYNARFGDPEAMNILPLLKTDFVEICRAVVSGTLDRLAVEFERKATVCKYIVPKGYGLPKDHPDAKSTSAKIDVGDVGDARLYYASVDKRVDGLYMTSSRAIGVVGIAESLDEAERIAESAISAVKGPVDHRPDIGTRALIQRRIDHMKNIRG
- the purH gene encoding bifunctional phosphoribosylaminoimidazolecarboxamide formyltransferase/IMP cyclohydrolase; protein product: MGNKIKRALISVTDKTGIVEFAKGLKAFGVEILSTGGTAAQLKAAGIDVTDVSAYTGFPEMMDGRLKTLHPKVHGGLLALRDHREHMQSAKEHGIEMIDMVVVNLYRFEDTVAKPGCTLDEAIENIDIGGPTMVRSAAKNYRFVSIVTDPADYPMILDEMKRTGGEVSETTNFALSTKAFQLTARYDAAISNWLGTIVPGDGRKDFPDVYTLQFRKAQDLRYGENPHQKAVFYREEAPLAAGIAGGRQLQGKELSYNNIMDSDAAWQMACDFELPTAVIMKHANPCGAATSAGDICEAYRKALETDPVSAFGGIVAVNRPVDRKAAEEIAKLFLEVVIAPKFEPEALEVLASKKNLRLIEVDPACAAGKAGYDFRRVVGGLLVQERDADATDIRKAKVVTKRAPTEEEYQALDFAWRVVKHVKSNAIVLTTKDRLVGVGAGQMSRVDSVKIAIMKATAPTQGTVMGSDAFFPFRDVVDTAAKAGVTAIVQPGGSIRDEESIQAADEHGIAMVFTGVRHFKH
- a CDS encoding IS256 family transposase; the encoded protein is MNDRLDRYLDEVGRSLADRRNGSYCRHLLTELGDIELRVPRSRKTSMIGVVRAYARRIGCVERMILACFVLGISTRKIAHALMPVLGEPVSATTVSRVARRLDAAVSAFHRRPLRRAYRFLLFDGVVLKRRTGAGASTRVVLVVLGVTAQGRKEIIDFRIAHAESQSAWEVFLTDLYRRGLTGEGLEMIITDGGRGLLAALPFVYPQVPLQRCWVHKTRNVLNYARKSDQAAMKKDLHAISHAASLREAQAVLQRFCRIWRPLYPKAVKSLMSHEEELLAFFRLPHPKLWPTIRTTNLIERRFREVRRRTRPMGVFSDRTSMERILYAIFTHENLKEKTMTPFLVMTHNT